The proteins below are encoded in one region of Planctomycetaceae bacterium:
- a CDS encoding uroporphyrinogen decarboxylase family protein: MNQRATDLMNLRKADTMTSKERVMTTFAHQEPDRVPVNYFANGGINRNLMEYFGLAADDWGGLTNVLGVDFRGVGAWYTGPRLHAEIEGRGVDPCWGIRTRWIEHDSGGYMDFCDFPLAGADEETIANWPMPNPDHYDYSHVAQHCDDVKDFAVFNGGAGLPDIINSTGMIRTMEQVLVDLITDDPAGLLLIDRKLEIALKVLERTLEAAKGKIDFIWMGEDLGTQRSPIMSLELFRKHIRPRHQKVIDLAKAYNLPTLIHTCGSSSWSYPDMIEMGITGVDTLQPEAVNMSPRYLKENFGDKLFFHGCISTAGPVANGSVEEMKAECRSTLDIMMPGGGYCFSPAHCLQDNSKPENVAAMYEMAFTHGRYGRE; the protein is encoded by the coding sequence ATGAACCAGCGCGCCACCGACCTGATGAACCTTCGCAAGGCCGACACCATGACTTCCAAGGAGCGGGTGATGACCACCTTCGCACACCAGGAGCCTGATCGCGTGCCGGTCAATTACTTCGCCAACGGCGGCATCAATCGCAACCTGATGGAGTACTTCGGACTGGCGGCCGACGACTGGGGCGGGCTGACGAACGTGCTGGGCGTGGACTTCCGCGGCGTGGGGGCCTGGTACACGGGTCCGCGGCTTCACGCGGAGATCGAAGGCCGCGGCGTAGATCCGTGCTGGGGCATTCGCACGCGGTGGATCGAGCACGACAGCGGCGGGTACATGGACTTCTGCGACTTCCCGCTGGCCGGCGCCGACGAGGAGACCATCGCCAACTGGCCCATGCCCAACCCCGACCATTATGACTACTCGCACGTCGCCCAGCACTGCGACGACGTCAAGGACTTCGCCGTCTTCAACGGCGGGGCCGGCCTGCCTGACATCATCAACTCCACCGGAATGATCCGCACCATGGAGCAGGTGCTGGTGGACCTGATCACCGACGACCCGGCCGGGCTGCTCCTGATCGACCGAAAGCTCGAGATCGCCCTGAAAGTGCTCGAGCGCACGCTCGAGGCCGCCAAGGGCAAGATCGACTTCATCTGGATGGGCGAGGACCTGGGCACGCAGAGGTCGCCGATCATGAGCCTGGAGCTCTTCCGCAAGCACATCCGCCCGCGGCACCAGAAGGTCATCGACCTCGCCAAGGCGTACAACCTGCCCACGCTGATCCACACCTGCGGATCGAGCAGTTGGTCGTATCCGGACATGATCGAAATGGGCATCACCGGCGTCGACACGCTCCAGCCCGAGGCCGTCAACATGTCCCCGCGCTACCTCAAGGAAAACTTCGGCGACAAGCTGTTCTTCCACGGCTGCATCTCAACCGCCGGCCCGGTCGCCAACGGCAGCGTGGAGGAAATGAAAGCCGAATGCCGCAGCACGCTGGACATCATGATGCCCGGCGGCGGCTACTGCTTCAGCCCCGCGCATTGCCTGCAGGACAACTCCAAGCCGGAGAACGTGGCAGCAATGTACGAGATGGCGTTCACCCACGGAAGATATGGGAGGGAATAG